A stretch of DNA from Terriglobales bacterium:
GCGGCCTCGATTGCGCGCTCGGGAAGGGTCTCGAAGTCGAGCAGGACGACGCGCACGGCAGCGTCAGGCAGCACGGCGATGACGTCGCGCGAGCGGCCCCCGGCGGCCGAGAGCGCCCCGGCGATGGCTTCGCGCAGGGCGTCCGTGGCCAGCACGTTTCCGGGCGCCAGTCCCGGCGCCACCGCTCCTGGCGGCAGGCTGCGGGAGGTGTAGTACTCCACGGTGGAGCCGGAGTCATCCGCCCGCGCCGCCAGCACCTGGCTGGCGGCAATCTCGCAAGCGATTCTGGGACGCGCCGGGCTCGGCATGCCGCTCACTCTACCGCGAGGTCTCGATGAATGTCACTTTGTTCAATTCCTTCAGCGTGGTGATCCCCGCCTTGACCTTGGCCAGGCCCGACTCGCGCAGGAACGACATACCCTCCTCGTGCGCGGCCTTGCGGATCTCCGAGGTCGGCTTCCTGGCCAGGATCATCTCCCGCACCTGGTCGCTCAGGTCCAGCAACTCGTGGATGGCGGTGCGCCCGCGGAAGCCTGTGCCGGCGCACTCGATGCATCCTTCGCCTTCATAGAACGGGACCTTGGCCCACTCTTGCGGATCGAGGCCGCTGGCCTCCAGCACCGTGGCGGAGTAGCGCTTGGTCTTCTTGCAGGTCTCGCAGATCACGCGCACCAGGCGCTGCGCCAGGATGCAGTTCAGCGAGGAGACGAAGTTATAGGGCTCGGCGCCCATGTTCAAGAAGCGCCCGATCACGTCCACCACGTTGTTGGCGTGCACGGTGGTGAACACCAGGTGGCCGGTGAGCGCGGACTGGATGGCGATCTGCGCCGTCTCCGGGTCGCGGATCTCGCCCACCATGATCTTATCGGGATCGTGGCGCAGGATGGAGCGCAGCCCGCGGGCGAAGGTGAGCCCCTTCTTCTCGTTCACCGGGACTTGGGTGATGCCGCGGATCTGGTACTCGACCGGGTCTTCGATGGTGATGATCTTGTCCTCGTCCGTCTTGATCTCGTTGATGGCGGCGTAGAGCGTGGTGGTCTTGCCGCTGCCCGTCGGTCCGGTGACCAGGACCATGCCGTAGGGCTCGGCGATGTAGAGGCGGAACTTCTTCAGGTCCTCGTCGCTGAAGCCCACCACGTCGAGGGTGAGCTGGTGGAACTTCTCGCTCATGGATTCTTTGTCCAGCACGCGCAGCACGGCGTCCTCGCCGTGGATGCTAGGCATGATGGAGACGCGGAAGTCGATCGAGCGGTTGTTGTAGCGCACGCGGAAGCGGCCGTCCTGGGGCACGCGGCGCTCGGCGATATCCAGCTCGCTCATCACCTTGATGCGAGTGAGGATGGTGGAGTGGTGCTCTTTGGCGATGGGCTGCATGGCGGGTTGCAGCACGCCGTCGATGCGGTACTTGATGACCACCGAGTCGTCGCGGCTCTCGATGTGGATGTCCGAAGCCCGCCGCTGCAGCGCGGTGAAAATCGTGGTATCCACCAGGCGGATGATGGGGCTGATGTCGCTCTCCGCCGCCAGCCGCTGGATGGAGAGGGTTTCGTCCGTAGCTTCGTCCTCGTGGATCACGTCCAGCATGAAGCCTTCGCTGGCTTCGTCCAGGACGCGCTGCGACTGCTCCGTCTTCTTCAGGATGTCGGCGACCTGCGAGAGGGTAGCCACCTTGGTGAGGATGCGCTTGCCCAGCAGCAGCCCGATCTCGTCGATCATCATCAGC
This window harbors:
- a CDS encoding GspE/PulE family protein, whose product is MAEKKSIFVNGGESGRETAETAAEQEARARDLAQRYRCEFVDLRNFQLHHELFRSIPVELMFRCNFIPLEETADGRLVIAIADPSQLMMIDEIGLLLGKRILTKVATLSQVADILKKTEQSQRVLDEASEGFMLDVIHEDEATDETLSIQRLAAESDISPIIRLVDTTIFTALQRRASDIHIESRDDSVVIKYRIDGVLQPAMQPIAKEHHSTILTRIKVMSELDIAERRVPQDGRFRVRYNNRSIDFRVSIMPSIHGEDAVLRVLDKESMSEKFHQLTLDVVGFSDEDLKKFRLYIAEPYGMVLVTGPTGSGKTTTLYAAINEIKTDEDKIITIEDPVEYQIRGITQVPVNEKKGLTFARGLRSILRHDPDKIMVGEIRDPETAQIAIQSALTGHLVFTTVHANNVVDVIGRFLNMGAEPYNFVSSLNCILAQRLVRVICETCKKTKRYSATVLEASGLDPQEWAKVPFYEGEGCIECAGTGFRGRTAIHELLDLSDQVREMILARKPTSEIRKAAHEEGMSFLRESGLAKVKAGITTLKELNKVTFIETSR